The following proteins come from a genomic window of Helicobacter canadensis MIT 98-5491:
- the ubiE gene encoding bifunctional demethylmenaquinone methyltransferase/2-methoxy-6-polyprenyl-1,4-benzoquinol methylase UbiE yields MSDKQQKIISMFDDIANSYDLANRVMSCGIDIAWRKKACNLAFKNLSTENLQSLKILDVACGTGDMITHWQKNAKNAKINLQKIVGADPSSGMLEVAKKKLPQIDFTQCEATKLPFLDNEFDILSIAYGIRNVVERKKALSEFARVLKKGGILVILEFTKCENPKMLEKFMGFYTKNILPFVGGIISKNYRAYKYLPDSIEEFLTANKLNLELQENGFEPLYTKSFSANVCTLFVARRK; encoded by the coding sequence ATGAGCGATAAACAACAAAAAATTATTTCAATGTTTGATGATATTGCCAATAGCTATGATCTAGCAAACCGCGTAATGAGTTGCGGAATCGACATTGCTTGGAGAAAAAAGGCTTGTAACCTTGCTTTTAAAAATCTCTCTACAGAAAACTTACAATCCCTAAAGATTCTTGATGTGGCTTGTGGCACGGGCGATATGATAACCCATTGGCAAAAAAACGCTAAAAATGCCAAAATTAATCTCCAAAAAATCGTTGGCGCAGATCCAAGTAGCGGTATGCTAGAAGTAGCTAAAAAAAAGCTCCCCCAAATTGATTTCACGCAATGTGAAGCCACAAAATTACCCTTTTTGGATAATGAATTTGATATTCTCTCTATTGCCTATGGAATCCGCAATGTAGTAGAACGCAAAAAAGCTCTAAGTGAGTTTGCAAGAGTACTAAAAAAAGGCGGAATTTTGGTGATTTTAGAATTTACCAAATGTGAAAATCCAAAAATGCTAGAAAAATTTATGGGTTTTTATACCAAAAATATTCTACCCTTTGTGGGCGGAATCATCTCCAAAAATTATCGTGCTTACAAGTATTTGCCAGATTCCATTGAAGAATTTTTAACCGCAAATAAACTCAATTTAGAACTCCAAGAAAACGGCTTTGAACCACTCTATACCAAATCCTTTTCGGCAAATGTCTGCACACTATTTGTCGCTAGACGCAAATAA
- the uvrC gene encoding excinuclease ABC subunit UvrC, producing the protein MQPLEQKLPPLNDTLLEILKKLPNQSGVYHYFDSEGRLLYVGKAKNLKNRVKSYFRFTPKLSVAPNLSARITQMVSQIAFMRYIVVENENDALILENSFIKQLKPKYNILLRDDKTYPYLCVDMSVDFPRIVLTRKILKSSNIRYFGPYSSGARDLLDSLYEVFTLAQKESCLKGKKACLFYQIKRCLAPCEGKVSKEAYQEILQKALECIHNPKKILSILEKKMEFLSENLRFEEAMVLRDRISKIKQINPLSSVDFARVEDLDIFALESEGNRGVLVKFFVREGRVVSSATNVIKSQYEINFEEVYTQSLINYYSKTLPIKPKQVLIPYDFGEKREELEAFLAKQLGKKIPIHFPKSGDKKKLCDLALQNARETLKINVTNEEALLLALKELFSLQSIPYKIEIFDTSHHRGKQCVGAMVVYEEGFIKESCRHYLLEGSDEYSQMREMLERRIADFSTDSPPDLWVLDGGIGQINLAKDLLNSAGVNLEVIGIAKEKLDAKAHRAKGSALDILRDEKRQEYRLSSSDKRLQFLQKLRDEAHRFAITFHQKQKQKTMQQSKVLEIKGVGKATQKRLLSYFGSFEAIKEASLEELEKVLSKNLAKSVYESLK; encoded by the coding sequence ATGCAACCATTAGAGCAAAAGTTACCTCCTCTTAATGACACTTTGTTAGAAATCTTAAAAAAACTTCCTAATCAAAGCGGTGTGTATCATTATTTTGATAGCGAGGGGAGATTGCTTTATGTAGGGAAAGCAAAAAATCTTAAAAATCGTGTCAAAAGTTATTTTCGATTCACGCCCAAACTCTCTGTAGCACCAAACTTAAGTGCTAGAATTACGCAAATGGTTTCACAAATTGCTTTTATGCGTTATATTGTGGTAGAAAATGAAAATGATGCCTTGATTTTAGAGAATTCATTCATTAAGCAGCTTAAACCCAAATACAATATCCTTTTGCGAGATGATAAGACTTACCCTTATTTGTGCGTGGATATGTCCGTTGATTTTCCACGCATTGTGCTAACAAGAAAGATTCTAAAAAGCTCAAATATTCGCTATTTTGGACCTTATTCAAGTGGTGCTAGAGATTTATTAGATTCGCTTTATGAGGTTTTTACTCTTGCGCAAAAAGAAAGCTGCCTTAAGGGAAAAAAAGCTTGTTTGTTTTATCAGATTAAGCGTTGTTTGGCTCCTTGTGAGGGTAAAGTGAGCAAGGAAGCTTATCAAGAGATCTTACAAAAGGCTTTGGAATGTATCCATAATCCTAAAAAAATTTTAAGCATTTTAGAAAAAAAAATGGAATTTTTATCTGAAAATTTGCGGTTTGAAGAAGCGATGGTGCTAAGAGATAGGATTAGTAAAATCAAGCAAATTAATCCACTCTCAAGTGTGGATTTTGCAAGAGTGGAAGATTTGGATATTTTTGCTTTGGAGAGTGAGGGGAATAGAGGCGTTTTGGTGAAGTTTTTTGTGCGTGAGGGGAGGGTTGTTTCTAGCGCGACTAATGTTATTAAAAGCCAATATGAAATAAATTTTGAAGAAGTCTATACGCAGAGTTTAATCAATTATTATAGTAAGACACTTCCTATCAAGCCAAAGCAGGTTTTGATTCCTTATGATTTTGGCGAAAAAAGAGAAGAATTAGAAGCGTTTTTGGCTAAGCAATTAGGAAAGAAAATCCCTATCCATTTTCCAAAAAGTGGAGATAAAAAGAAGCTTTGTGATTTGGCATTGCAAAATGCTAGAGAAACTTTGAAAATCAATGTTACCAATGAAGAAGCTTTGTTATTAGCATTAAAAGAGCTTTTTTCTCTTCAAAGCATTCCTTATAAAATTGAAATTTTTGACACTTCTCATCATAGAGGAAAGCAATGTGTAGGAGCTATGGTGGTTTATGAAGAAGGGTTTATTAAAGAATCTTGTCGGCATTATTTGCTAGAGGGTAGTGATGAATACTCGCAAATGCGTGAAATGCTAGAGCGTCGAATCGCGGATTTTAGCACCGATTCTCCACCGGATTTGTGGGTGCTTGATGGAGGGATTGGGCAGATTAATTTGGCTAAGGATTTATTAAATAGTGCAGGAGTGAATCTTGAAGTGATAGGTATTGCCAAAGAAAAGCTTGATGCTAAAGCCCATAGAGCAAAGGGTAGTGCATTAGATATTTTGCGTGATGAAAAAAGACAAGAATACCGATTAAGTAGTAGTGATAAGCGTTTGCAGTTTTTGCAAAAATTGCGTGATGAAGCACATAGATTTGCAATCACATTTCACCAAAAGCAAAAACAAAAAACAATGCAGCAAAGCAAGGTTTTAGAGATTAAGGGTGTAGGCAAAGCAACTCAAAAGCGACTTTTGTCGTATTTTGGAAGTTTTGAAGCAATCAAAGAAGCTAGTTTAGAGGAATTAGAAAAGGTGCTTTCAAAGAATTTAGCTAAAAGTGTGTATGAGAGCTTAAAATAA